One window of Salvelinus fontinalis isolate EN_2023a chromosome 19, ASM2944872v1, whole genome shotgun sequence genomic DNA carries:
- the LOC129816607 gene encoding tumor necrosis factor-inducible gene 6 protein-like — MRVFAIIWAIGFLLKEAQAWGFRNGIFHNSIWLEQAAGVYHRESRKGRYQLTYKEAKAVCKYEGGTLATYDQLEAARQIGLHVCAAGWYDKGRVGYPIVKAGANCGFGRVGVINYGYRLNKSERWDVYCYNPNSKECGGTLTDQQRIIQSPGYPEEYQDEQICYWHIRVRYGQRIRLHFLEFDVEEDTACLADYLEIYDSYDDISGFAGRYCGDYLPDDLISTGNVMTLKFLSDASVVAGGFQMEYIAVNASLLHFQNDTSCCFT; from the exons atgagagtcTTCGCTATCATCTGGGCCATTGGGTTCCTCTTGAAGGAAGCGCAAGCCTGGGGCTTCAGAAATGGAATATTTCATAACTCCATATGGCTGG AGCAAGCCGCCGGAGTCTACCACAGGGAATCGCGTAAAGGGAGATACCAGCTGACTTATAAGGAAGCCAAGGCCGTGTGCAAATACGAAGGAGGGACACTGGCCACTTACGATCAACTGGAGGCTGCTCGTCAGATAG GTTTACATGTGTGTGCGGCTGGATGGTATGACAAAGGACGTGTGGGCTACCCTATCGTCAAAGCCGGTGCCAACTGTGGTTTCGGCAGGGTTGGCGTCATCAACTATGGGTACAGGTTGAACAAGAGTGAGAGATGGGACGTCTACTGCTACAACCCCAACT CGAAGGAGTGTGGAGGTACTCTGACAGATCAGCAAAGGATCATCCAGTCACCCGGTTACCCAGAGGAGTACCAGGATGAGCAGATCTGCTACTGGCACATCCGCGTGCGCTACGGACAGAGGATACGCCTGCACTTCCTGGAGTTCGACGTGGAGGAGGACACGGCCTGTCTAGCAGACTACCTGGAGATCTATGACAGTTATGACGACATCTCTGGCTTCGCCGGGAG GTACTGTGGAGATTATTTACCAGATGACCTCATAAGCACAG ggaatgtgatgacACTAAAGTTCCTGTCCGATGCATCTGTAGTCGCAGGAGGCTTCCAGATGGAGTACATTGCTGTGAACGCTTCTCTCCTCCACTTCCAGAATGACACCAGCTGTTGCTTCACCTGa